Proteins from a genomic interval of Scomber japonicus isolate fScoJap1 chromosome 10, fScoJap1.pri, whole genome shotgun sequence:
- the nacad gene encoding nascent polypeptide-associated complex subunit alpha — protein sequence MWCICSIVASCNESESEGSVPELEEPEPLRPSEPQSISSADEGLNRPKQSRSEKKARKAMSKLGLKPVHGVTRITIRKSKSILFVISRPDVFKSPASDIYIVFGEAKIEDLSQQAHKAAAEKFKVPVTSSPLAPPVPPSLTIKEESEEEEEEMDEGGLEQRDIELVMAQANVSRAKAVRALKHNKNDIVNAIMELTM from the exons ATGTGGTGCATAT GTTCCATAGTGGCCTCCTGTAATGAGTCTGAGAGTGAGGGGTCAGTCCCCGAGCTAGAGGAGCCAGAGCCACTGAGACCATCAGAGCCGCAG tcaATCTCCTCTGCAGATGAAGGGCTGaacagaccaaaacagagcCGTAGTGAGAAGAAGGCCCGCAAG GCCATGTCTAAACTGGGTCTTAAGCCAGTCCATGGTGTGACCAGAATCACCATTAGGAAGTCAAAGAGTATCCTATTTGTCATCAGCAGACCAGACGTATTCAAAAGCCCTGCATCAGACATTTACATTGTATTTGGAGAGGCAAAG ATTGAGGACCTTTCTCAGCAGGCTCACAAGGCAGCTGCTGAGAAATTCAAGGTGCCTGTGACTTCTTCTCCTTTGGCCCCTCCTGTCCCACCCAGCCTCACCATCAaggaggagagtgaagaggaggaagaagag ATGGATGAGGGAGGTCTTGAGCAGAGAGACATTGAGCTGGTGATGGCTCAAGCCAATGTGTCACGAGCCAAGGCTGTCCGCGCACTGAAACACAACAAGAATGACATTGTGAATGCTATCATG GAGCTGACCATGTGA